A region from the Maledivibacter sp. genome encodes:
- a CDS encoding TIGR01212 family radical SAM protein (This family includes YhcC from E. coli K-12, an uncharacterized radical SAM protein.): MEESRQRYRTYSSYLKEKYGQKVYKIPINLPLTCPNRDGECGIGGCIFCGDVGTGFESLENTLSVQEQLNKNIEYIRKKYKAERFIAYFQNFTNTYMPIDSFEKYVQEAAEVENIVEICVSTRPDCIHPRYLQVLDDLKKKYGVEITIELGLQTINYKTLKKIKRGHTLAEFIDAINNIKSFGFESCCHLILNLPWDDMEDVIEASKIVSAMGVNQIKLHSLYILQNTELGRMFEEGKISLITAEEYVNRVVGFINYLSPEIVIQRIAGRAPKEETLFCNWNMSWWRIRDMIEEKLDQLDIYQGKGYDYLSGKGVKKFLK; encoded by the coding sequence ATGGAAGAAAGTAGACAAAGATATAGAACATACTCAAGCTATCTAAAGGAGAAATATGGACAAAAAGTTTATAAGATTCCCATTAATCTTCCCTTAACCTGTCCAAATAGAGATGGAGAATGCGGAATAGGAGGATGTATTTTTTGTGGAGATGTAGGAACAGGCTTTGAAAGCTTAGAAAATACACTATCTGTTCAGGAACAACTAAATAAAAACATCGAATACATCAGAAAAAAATATAAGGCTGAAAGGTTTATAGCATATTTCCAGAACTTTACTAATACATATATGCCTATTGATTCCTTTGAAAAATATGTTCAAGAGGCAGCAGAGGTTGAAAATATAGTAGAAATATGTGTATCAACTAGACCAGATTGTATACATCCTAGGTATCTACAGGTGTTAGATGACTTAAAGAAAAAGTATGGAGTGGAAATAACTATAGAATTAGGATTACAAACTATTAATTACAAAACATTAAAGAAGATAAAGCGAGGACATACCTTAGCTGAATTTATTGATGCAATAAATAATATTAAATCCTTTGGATTTGAAAGCTGCTGTCATTTAATATTAAATCTCCCTTGGGATGATATGGAGGATGTAATTGAAGCATCCAAGATAGTATCGGCTATGGGGGTAAATCAAATTAAACTACATTCTTTATATATATTACAAAATACAGAACTGGGTAGAATGTTTGAAGAAGGTAAGATTTCACTAATTACCGCTGAAGAATATGTAAATAGGGTTGTGGGTTTCATAAATTATTTAAGCCCAGAAATAGTAATACAAAGGATAGCAGGCAGAGCCCCTAAGGAAGAAACTCTTTTCTGTAATTGGAATATGAGTTGGTGGAGGATTAGGGATATGATAGAAGAAAAATTAGATCAGCTAGATATATATCAGGGTAAAGGATATGATTATTTAAGTGGTAAAGGGGTAAAAAAATTTTTGAAATAA
- a CDS encoding HAD family phosphatase codes for MLKNIKAVIFDLDGTIVDSMWIWREIDIKYLAKRGIELPQGLQKDIEGMSFTETAMYFKRTFNISDPIEEIKEEWNTMAFDFYRNKIQLKNGVLDFIELVKSMDIKLGLGTSNSRELASAVLKKHDIYKYFDTIRTSCEVEKGKPHPDVFLKVAEDLNVRPDDCLVFEDTYAGVLAAKRAGMNVIAISDELSLPYKKEICDLAEDYIENYINIA; via the coding sequence ATGTTAAAAAACATTAAAGCTGTAATTTTTGACTTAGATGGAACTATAGTTGACTCTATGTGGATCTGGAGGGAAATAGATATAAAATACTTAGCTAAAAGAGGCATTGAATTGCCTCAAGGATTGCAAAAGGATATTGAAGGAATGAGCTTCACGGAAACCGCTATGTATTTCAAGCGGACATTTAATATATCTGATCCCATTGAAGAAATAAAAGAAGAATGGAATACAATGGCATTTGATTTTTATAGGAATAAAATCCAATTAAAAAACGGAGTATTGGATTTTATCGAATTAGTAAAGTCTATGGATATTAAATTAGGTCTTGGTACCAGTAATTCAAGGGAACTAGCATCAGCGGTTCTTAAAAAGCATGATATATATAAATATTTTGATACAATTAGAACATCCTGTGAAGTTGAAAAAGGAAAGCCCCATCCCGATGTATTCTTAAAAGTGGCAGAGGATTTAAATGTAAGACCTGATGATTGCTTAGTGTTTGAAGATACCTATGCAGGTGTTCTGGCGGCGAAGCGTGCTGGGATGAATGTTATTGCAATATCCGATGAACTATCTCTACCATATAAGAAAGAAATATGTGATTTGGCGGAAGACTATATTGAAAATTATATAAATATTGCATAG
- a CDS encoding GTP pyrophosphokinase family protein: MQRIKQWKKILLPYGQAVEELKVKFKSIRNEFRDMNEYSPIEFVTGRVKKISSILEKASRRNIPEDEIEEEIEDIAGIRIMCQFVDDIYEVVELIRKRSGKDLEIVYEKDYIKNNKESGYRSYHVIIKYPVQTALGEKNILAEIQIRTLAMNFWATVEHSLNYKYKKNIPENVRIRLRKAAEAAYQLDKEMYEIRNEIINAQILFEEKTSSVYEIANNIQLLSLFGYKDEAKDFQSKFDDIWENGSLEELQKLSERIKFIIQRYQAFD; the protein is encoded by the coding sequence TTGCAGAGAATAAAACAATGGAAAAAAATATTATTACCCTATGGGCAAGCTGTTGAAGAACTAAAGGTTAAATTCAAATCTATTAGAAATGAATTTAGAGATATGAATGAATATTCACCTATTGAATTTGTGACGGGAAGGGTAAAAAAGATATCTAGCATACTGGAAAAAGCTAGTAGAAGAAATATTCCTGAAGATGAAATAGAGGAAGAGATTGAGGATATAGCTGGCATAAGGATAATGTGTCAATTTGTAGATGATATATATGAGGTTGTAGAGCTTATTAGAAAAAGAAGTGGTAAGGACCTAGAGATTGTTTATGAAAAGGATTATATAAAGAATAATAAGGAAAGTGGATATAGAAGCTATCATGTGATAATTAAGTATCCCGTTCAAACTGCCCTAGGAGAAAAAAATATACTGGCAGAGATACAAATACGTACTTTAGCTATGAACTTCTGGGCAACCGTAGAGCATTCTTTAAATTATAAATATAAAAAGAATATTCCTGAAAATGTTAGAATAAGATTGAGAAAGGCGGCAGAAGCCGCGTATCAATTGGATAAAGAGATGTATGAAATTAGGAATGAAATAATTAATGCTCAAATATTATTTGAAGAAAAAACAAGTAGTGTTTATGAAATTGCTAACAATATACAGTTATTGAGCCTATTTGGCTATAAAGATGAAGCAAAGGATTTTCAGAGTAAGTTTGATGATATATGGGAAAATGGAAGTCTAGAAGAATTGCAAAAGCTTTCTGAAAGAATAAAATTTATAATTCAGAGATATCAAGCCTTTGATTGA
- a CDS encoding metallophosphoesterase, producing MALYGIADLHLSFEADKPMDIFGDLWKNHEESIKKNWINKIKDEDTVLIPGDISWAMRLKEAMVDLSWINALPGRKILLRGNHDYWWTSLSKMNKIFDNMFFLQNNYYIYNDYALCGTRGWTCPNEIKFNEHDQKIYDRELHRLRLSLENAKNDGCKKYIVMTHYPPTNEKFERSGFIEIYEEYNVSKVIYGHLHHKDSFEMGLKGNYGGIDYILASCDYIEFNPVKIID from the coding sequence ATGGCATTGTATGGAATTGCAGATTTACATTTGAGCTTTGAAGCTGATAAGCCTATGGACATATTCGGAGATCTGTGGAAAAACCATGAAGAAAGCATTAAAAAAAATTGGATAAATAAAATTAAAGATGAAGATACTGTTTTAATACCTGGAGATATATCTTGGGCCATGAGATTGAAAGAGGCTATGGTGGATTTAAGCTGGATCAATGCCCTTCCGGGTAGAAAAATATTGCTCAGAGGAAATCATGATTATTGGTGGACATCTTTATCTAAAATGAATAAAATATTTGACAATATGTTTTTTTTGCAGAATAATTATTATATATACAATGATTATGCTTTGTGTGGTACCCGAGGCTGGACCTGTCCCAATGAAATAAAGTTTAATGAGCATGACCAGAAAATATACGATAGAGAGCTTCATAGACTTAGGCTTTCTCTAGAAAATGCCAAAAATGATGGGTGTAAAAAGTATATTGTAATGACTCATTATCCTCCAACAAACGAAAAATTTGAAAGATCAGGATTTATAGAAATTTATGAAGAATATAATGTTTCAAAGGTAATTTATGGACATTTGCACCATAAGGATTCCTTTGAAATGGGACTAAAGGGAAACTATGGAGGTATTGATTATATTTTAGCATCATGCGATTATATTGAGTTTAATCCGGTTAAAATAATTGACTAG
- a CDS encoding universal stress protein UspA has protein sequence MKKNKDIMVCVTQQKSCERLIERGAEVKNKLDVDGQLHVIHVVKDGWKYFGKLKESDALEYLFDISKSYGADLTVIKAPDIEETLMNFAEKNNIEIVVMGESLEKSSQQNMIERFKRKLDRNIVLEIVPVNEFNERAV, from the coding sequence ATGAAGAAAAACAAAGATATAATGGTCTGTGTTACACAGCAAAAATCCTGTGAGAGACTAATCGAGAGAGGCGCTGAAGTCAAAAACAAGTTAGATGTAGATGGACAGCTTCATGTAATTCATGTTGTAAAAGATGGATGGAAGTATTTTGGTAAGCTTAAGGAATCTGACGCATTGGAATATCTATTTGATATTTCTAAATCCTATGGCGCAGATTTAACGGTTATAAAGGCTCCAGATATAGAAGAAACGTTAATGAACTTTGCTGAAAAGAACAATATAGAGATAGTAGTTATGGGTGAATCCTTAGAAAAATCCTCGCAACAAAATATGATAGAAAGATTTAAAAGAAAGCTAGATCGAAATATTGTACTGGAGATTGTACCTGTTAATGAATTTAATGAAAGAGCTGTATAG
- a CDS encoding MobC family plasmid mobilization relaxosome protein — MKKNKHITFRVSEEEYNKISKKAKQSGMTISRYIALSALGNTITSIEGLPDVEKQLIKIGTNLNQAVMLCHQGRITTLGLESTREELKNIWQCLNLLTEGIKR, encoded by the coding sequence TTGAAAAAAAATAAACATATAACCTTTCGAGTATCAGAGGAAGAATACAATAAAATTTCCAAAAAAGCTAAACAATCAGGTATGACGATCAGTCGATATATTGCTCTATCAGCACTAGGTAATACCATAACATCTATAGAGGGTTTACCCGATGTAGAAAAGCAACTCATTAAAATAGGTACAAACCTAAACCAAGCGGTGATGCTTTGTCATCAAGGCAGAATAACCACGCTAGGTCTTGAATCCACAAGGGAGGAACTAAAGAATATATGGCAGTGCTTGAATTTGTTAACCGAGGGAATAAAACGCTAA
- a CDS encoding PrsW family glutamic-type intramembrane protease, whose protein sequence is MNTRLFIIAITPGIALALSVYFTDRYDKEPLTLLIKVFVLGAASVIPTAFVERLLLNFNVFTGILSAAFTAFIVAGLTEEFFKRGVVLLTAFKSRAFDEKLDGIVYAIFSALGFATVENVMYVVFRFTTNPHIGLYRGIFSVPAHMLFAVTMGYYLSLAKFSHDEKERKKYLRKSWFVPAGLHGIFNFILMTQIQSAFLLFVPYVIYLWIINLRKLNEFYIESKITYKRNFRLE, encoded by the coding sequence ATGAATACAAGATTATTTATTATAGCTATAACACCAGGTATTGCCCTGGCATTATCAGTTTACTTTACTGATAGATATGATAAGGAGCCTTTAACGTTATTAATAAAGGTTTTTGTTTTAGGGGCAGCATCAGTAATACCAACGGCATTTGTAGAAAGACTTCTTTTGAATTTTAATGTTTTTACTGGAATATTAAGTGCAGCTTTCACTGCGTTTATTGTTGCAGGATTAACAGAAGAGTTTTTTAAAAGGGGAGTTGTACTATTAACAGCCTTTAAAAGTAGAGCATTTGATGAAAAATTGGATGGAATAGTTTATGCGATTTTTTCTGCATTAGGATTTGCTACTGTAGAGAATGTCATGTATGTTGTCTTTAGGTTTACAACAAATCCCCATATAGGACTTTATAGAGGAATATTTTCCGTTCCTGCCCATATGCTATTTGCTGTAACCATGGGTTATTATTTATCATTGGCTAAGTTTTCCCATGATGAAAAGGAACGAAAAAAATATCTTAGAAAATCTTGGTTTGTACCAGCAGGATTACATGGTATTTTTAACTTCATTTTAATGACCCAAATACAATCTGCCTTTTTATTGTTTGTTCCTTATGTTATATATTTATGGATTATAAACCTAAGAAAACTAAACGAATTCTATATTGAATCAAAAATAACTTACAAAAGAAACTTTAGATTAGAATAA
- a CDS encoding TnpV protein, giving the protein MKPVELDYRMTKQGFLEPVIEVSNARLKIGKYGSIAMSYLKNENPYRYSLLRAEGTLMETMYKVNEEAHQMMEVLQKQMLMKIPILDPENFYESYKHREMIRARAEEIVLSEIVYMPR; this is encoded by the coding sequence ATGAAACCAGTTGAGCTTGACTACAGAATGACTAAGCAAGGATTTCTAGAACCTGTTATAGAAGTATCGAACGCTAGACTTAAAATAGGCAAATATGGAAGTATAGCCATGAGTTATTTAAAGAATGAGAATCCGTATAGATACAGTCTATTGAGAGCAGAAGGGACATTGATGGAAACCATGTATAAAGTCAATGAGGAAGCTCATCAAATGATGGAAGTTTTGCAAAAGCAGATGTTAATGAAAATCCCGATATTAGATCCAGAGAATTTTTACGAGAGCTATAAGCACAGGGAAATGATAAGAGCGAGAGCAGAAGAAATTGTACTTAGTGAAATAGTGTATATGCCAAGATGA
- a CDS encoding helix-turn-helix transcriptional regulator, which translates to MTDFNNYLDECMKDPEFKKEYDDLAVEYEIKQAMIDARKEKKLTQKELSTLTGIQQSHISRLENANYNPSIAFLKRIAHALGKELHIEFR; encoded by the coding sequence ATGACTGATTTTAACAACTATTTAGATGAATGTATGAAAGACCCCGAGTTTAAAAAGGAATATGATGATTTAGCTGTAGAATATGAGATTAAACAAGCCATGATTGATGCAAGGAAAGAAAAAAAGCTCACTCAAAAGGAACTGTCAACTCTGACTGGCATACAGCAAAGTCACATTAGTAGGCTTGAAAATGCCAATTATAATCCGAGCATAGCGTTTCTTAAAAGAATTGCTCATGCACTAGGAAAAGAACTTCATATAGAATTTAGATAA
- a CDS encoding DUF6075 family protein, translating into MKFLDKQHLLNYHKMIQRDNTYPTDHERQALFYILSGNFDLANKVNHIYDFDDHSIRPECLQSTQVDFSSSAKSLIRLSFNLYNNYEDGFTTPLDIFHNLDDRNYVLAFNAIHVRFGGMEETKEQDIERIEEEDELEL; encoded by the coding sequence ATGAAATTCTTAGACAAACAACACCTATTGAATTATCACAAGATGATACAAAGAGACAATACCTATCCCACCGATCACGAGAGACAAGCCCTATTTTATATTCTTTCAGGTAATTTTGATCTAGCGAACAAGGTCAATCATATTTATGACTTTGATGATCATAGTATACGTCCTGAATGCTTGCAATCCACACAGGTTGATTTCTCATCAAGTGCCAAGAGTTTAATAAGATTATCCTTTAATCTATATAACAATTATGAAGATGGTTTCACAACACCACTAGATATTTTTCATAACCTTGATGATCGAAATTATGTCCTAGCATTTAATGCTATTCATGTAAGGTTTGGTGGTATGGAAGAAACCAAAGAACAGGATATTGAAAGAATAGAAGAAGAGGACGAACTAGAACTCTAG
- the rlmD gene encoding 23S rRNA (uracil(1939)-C(5))-methyltransferase RlmD: MKKGQIVEVEIMDMEFPAKGIGELEGKKVFIKNALKGQTVRARIKKNRREYCEGKLIEVIKQSPFESESFCSHFGLCGGCARQTVDYDIQLQIKADLVKKLIDDAGIHDYEFLGIEKSPEVYGYRNKMEYSFGDEIKGGEMTLGMHKRGQFNSVVTVNQCKLVDEDFNDILKLNLQYFNEREIPHYVNKTHKGYLRHLIVRKGLNTGEMLVVLVTSTQLDIDLTDYVNNLLEVELQGEIKGVIHILNDNLADAVKCDKMEILYGQDYFYDELLGLRFKISPFSFFQTNTLGAEVLYKTALDFIEDKDNKTVFDLYCGTGTIGQIVAQKAKKVIGIEIVEEAVDAANHNASNNGLNNCHFIAGDVLKKIDELNEKPDIIILDPPRVGVNPKALSKILEFKAKEIIYISCNPKTLAENLKQINEESDYIVEKVKCVDMFPHTPHVETIVRISR; encoded by the coding sequence TTGAAAAAAGGACAAATAGTAGAAGTTGAAATAATGGATATGGAGTTTCCCGCAAAGGGTATAGGAGAACTTGAAGGAAAAAAAGTTTTCATAAAAAATGCCTTGAAGGGACAGACGGTAAGGGCTAGAATAAAGAAGAATCGTAGGGAGTACTGCGAAGGCAAATTAATCGAAGTTATTAAGCAGTCCCCCTTTGAATCAGAATCATTCTGTTCACATTTTGGACTTTGTGGAGGATGTGCCAGGCAAACTGTTGACTATGATATACAACTTCAAATAAAAGCCGATTTAGTAAAAAAACTAATTGATGATGCGGGAATCCATGATTATGAATTCCTTGGTATTGAAAAAAGTCCAGAGGTATATGGATATAGAAATAAAATGGAATATTCCTTTGGTGATGAAATAAAGGGTGGAGAAATGACCCTAGGAATGCATAAAAGAGGACAGTTTAACTCTGTTGTAACAGTGAATCAATGTAAATTGGTTGATGAAGATTTCAACGACATACTGAAATTAAACCTACAATACTTTAATGAAAGAGAAATTCCACACTATGTTAATAAGACTCATAAAGGATATTTAAGACATCTTATTGTAAGGAAGGGTTTAAACACAGGTGAAATGTTGGTGGTTTTAGTTACATCCACACAGTTAGATATTGATTTGACTGACTATGTTAATAACCTTCTTGAGGTTGAGCTTCAGGGAGAAATAAAGGGAGTCATCCATATACTTAACGATAATTTGGCCGATGCAGTTAAATGTGATAAAATGGAAATCTTATACGGACAGGATTATTTTTATGATGAACTTCTCGGATTAAGGTTTAAGATATCTCCATTTTCATTTTTCCAAACAAATACATTAGGGGCAGAGGTTTTATATAAAACTGCTTTGGATTTTATTGAAGATAAAGATAATAAAACAGTTTTTGATCTCTACTGCGGGACAGGTACCATTGGTCAGATAGTTGCACAAAAGGCTAAGAAGGTAATAGGGATAGAAATAGTTGAAGAAGCAGTAGATGCTGCAAATCATAATGCCTCAAACAATGGATTAAATAATTGTCATTTTATTGCTGGAGATGTACTGAAAAAGATTGATGAATTAAATGAAAAGCCCGATATAATCATACTAGATCCACCTAGAGTAGGGGTTAATCCCAAAGCGTTAAGCAAAATCTTAGAATTTAAAGCAAAAGAGATTATATATATTTCATGTAATCCTAAAACCCTAGCGGAGAATTTAAAACAAATAAATGAGGAAAGTGATTATATCGTTGAAAAAGTTAAGTGTGTAGATATGTTTCCCCATACGCCGCATGTGGAGACTATTGTACGAATAAGTAGGTGA
- a CDS encoding AAA family ATPase, with protein sequence MDTELKLIRMDTIEAIETKWLWYPYIPFGKITIIQGNPGEGKTTFILAIASTLTTGGTLPLGKELEPCNVIYQTAEDGLGDTVKPRLISNNADCSKVLVIDESEKELTLTDERIEEAIRQLGAKLLIIDPIQAFLGARVDMHRANEVRPIFKKLGDVAEKTGCAIVLIGHMNKNMAGKSLHRGLGSIDIAAAARSVLMVGRIKDDKALRAVIQIKSNLAPEGCSIAFELDRDNGFKWIGEYNIDADSLLQGTAPNNSPIREAEHFIKAILAEGSVKSSVIYTKAKEEGIAKRTLDTAKKNLKVKSSRIKNYWVWALD encoded by the coding sequence ATGGATACAGAGCTTAAATTAATCAGGATGGATACCATTGAAGCCATAGAAACAAAGTGGCTTTGGTATCCCTATATCCCCTTTGGCAAGATAACCATTATCCAGGGGAATCCAGGAGAAGGTAAAACCACTTTTATATTAGCTATAGCATCTACATTAACAACAGGAGGGACTTTGCCATTAGGTAAGGAGTTAGAGCCTTGTAATGTTATCTATCAGACGGCAGAGGATGGTCTAGGAGATACAGTTAAGCCTAGACTTATATCTAACAATGCTGATTGCTCTAAAGTGCTTGTTATTGATGAAAGTGAAAAAGAGTTGACTCTTACAGATGAACGTATTGAAGAAGCGATCAGGCAATTAGGTGCTAAATTACTCATTATAGATCCCATCCAAGCCTTTCTAGGAGCAAGAGTGGACATGCATCGAGCCAATGAAGTACGTCCCATTTTCAAGAAACTAGGGGATGTTGCAGAAAAAACAGGCTGTGCCATTGTCCTTATTGGTCATATGAATAAAAATATGGCAGGCAAGAGCCTTCACAGAGGATTAGGGTCAATTGATATAGCAGCTGCTGCAAGAAGTGTATTAATGGTCGGTAGAATAAAAGATGATAAAGCATTAAGAGCAGTGATACAGATCAAGAGTAATCTAGCTCCAGAAGGTTGTTCAATAGCTTTTGAACTGGATAGAGACAATGGTTTTAAATGGATTGGAGAATATAATATTGATGCAGATAGCTTACTACAAGGGACTGCACCTAATAATAGTCCGATACGTGAAGCTGAACACTTCATCAAGGCTATTCTAGCTGAAGGCAGTGTTAAAAGCTCTGTTATCTATACCAAAGCCAAAGAAGAAGGCATAGCCAAGAGAACACTGGATACAGCCAAGAAGAATCTGAAGGTGAAATCCAGTAGAATCAAAAACTACTGGGTATGGGCATTAGATTAA
- a CDS encoding HAD hydrolase-like protein, giving the protein MENKLLIWDIDGTLIDSKGSGRRAMDNTFLHLYNIEEGFKEVNMAGRLDYRILKNALEINDIKEENMARFFEKYEEMLKQELSLNTSSRVLPGINEIFDTTLNQKNLFHVLGTGNCERGARLKLLHLGLNKYFKIGGFGDEDAERWEIIEKAVEEAKDFYKIDFLEKDIYVIGDTPLDIECGKILGLKSVAVATGWSSYEDLKKFEPDYLFKSFEDFEEFLSILTN; this is encoded by the coding sequence ATGGAGAATAAACTCTTAATTTGGGATATCGATGGAACATTAATAGATAGTAAGGGCTCAGGAAGAAGAGCTATGGACAATACCTTCCTTCATCTTTATAATATTGAGGAAGGATTTAAAGAAGTCAATATGGCTGGTAGATTGGACTATCGTATATTAAAGAATGCCCTTGAGATAAATGACATCAAGGAAGAAAATATGGCTAGATTTTTTGAAAAGTATGAAGAAATGTTAAAACAAGAGCTGAGCTTAAATACTTCATCAAGAGTTCTACCAGGGATCAATGAGATATTTGATACAACTTTAAATCAAAAGAATTTATTTCATGTTTTAGGTACTGGGAATTGTGAAAGAGGAGCTAGACTAAAGCTATTGCATTTAGGATTAAATAAGTATTTTAAAATAGGTGGTTTTGGAGACGAAGATGCTGAGCGGTGGGAGATTATAGAAAAAGCCGTTGAAGAGGCTAAAGACTTTTATAAGATTGATTTTCTAGAAAAGGATATATATGTTATTGGAGATACACCATTAGATATTGAGTGTGGGAAGATATTAGGATTAAAATCTGTTGCTGTTGCAACTGGTTGGTCTAGCTATGAAGACCTAAAGAAATTTGAACCGGATTATTTGTTCAAAAGCTTTGAAGATTTTGAAGAATTTTTATCCATATTAACAAATTAG
- a CDS encoding type II toxin-antitoxin system RelE/ParE family toxin, with amino-acid sequence MHNIKFFQSDNGKEPVREFLDSLDTKMKAKALREITLLRDNGQELREPHCKYIDKGIFELRIKFSSNISRIFYFFYVDNNIILTNGFIKKTQKTPPREIEKAIKYKMAFERRHSND; translated from the coding sequence ATGCATAATATAAAATTCTTTCAAAGTGACAATGGAAAAGAACCAGTAAGAGAATTTCTTGATAGCTTAGATACAAAGATGAAAGCGAAAGCGTTAAGGGAAATAACGCTCCTAAGAGATAACGGACAGGAACTACGAGAACCCCACTGCAAATATATTGATAAGGGGATATTTGAACTTAGAATTAAGTTCTCAAGTAATATATCAAGGATATTTTATTTCTTTTACGTAGACAATAATATTATACTAACCAATGGCTTCATAAAGAAGACGCAGAAAACACCACCAAGAGAAATAGAAAAGGCAATAAAATATAAGATGGCGTTTGAAAGGAGGCATAGCAATGACTGA
- a CDS encoding tRNA 2-thiocytidine biosynthesis protein TtcA, with product MKKWYNKLFLNDIRRAIDDYDMIEENEKIIVGLSGGKDSTLLLIALNLLSKYSYKSFDLIGVHLDCGFDMDIGPLKWLCEKEGIKLHVEKTDIINFLDFESSKNPCYLCGRLRRGALGRVAKKFGASKIALGHHMDDAVETFLMNMLYTGKLGTFHPKVYEPEKDIFSIRPLIYVKEEVIIKVVEILELPIIKSKCPIDGCTSRQEMKGLIDGLQNDYPDIKQKIITSLSNIDLKNMWKQRRDCW from the coding sequence ATGAAAAAATGGTATAATAAATTATTTTTAAATGATATAAGAAGAGCAATAGATGATTATGATATGATTGAAGAAAATGAGAAAATAATAGTGGGGTTATCTGGTGGAAAGGATAGCACTTTACTATTGATTGCCCTCAATCTACTAAGCAAATATTCCTATAAAAGCTTTGATCTAATAGGGGTGCATTTAGATTGTGGATTTGATATGGATATAGGGCCTTTAAAATGGCTTTGTGAAAAAGAGGGCATAAAGCTTCATGTAGAAAAAACTGACATCATAAATTTTTTGGATTTTGAGTCAAGTAAAAATCCTTGTTATCTATGTGGGCGTTTGAGAAGAGGCGCACTTGGCAGAGTAGCTAAAAAATTCGGTGCGTCAAAAATAGCCTTAGGGCATCATATGGATGATGCCGTTGAAACATTTCTTATGAATATGCTTTATACTGGTAAGTTAGGAACCTTTCATCCAAAGGTCTATGAACCTGAAAAAGATATATTTTCTATAAGACCTTTAATTTATGTAAAAGAAGAGGTTATAATAAAGGTAGTAGAGATTTTAGAGCTTCCTATAATTAAATCTAAATGTCCCATAGATGGATGTACAAGTAGGCAGGAAATGAAAGGGTTAATAGATGGGCTACAAAATGATTATCCAGATATAAAGCAAAAAATAATCACATCCTTAAGTAATATTGATTTGAAAAATATGTGGAAGCAAAGAAGAGATTGTTGGTGA